The following is a genomic window from Gemmatimonadota bacterium.
GGCGGCGCGCCCATCGCGTACGACCCGTGCAGCTGTCCCTGGTCGCCGACGCGCGCCACGAACGCGAACATGCTCACCCAGTACCGCGCGGCCCAGCTGAAGCTCTCGACCGAGGCGACACAGTCGATGCGCTACAAGCACAACTTCCCAGGGAAGGTAACCTTCGGTGATGGCCTGCGGCGTCCCTTCCCGGACGAGGGCCTCACGTACGTTTTCCCCGGCTTCAAGGCCGGCAAGACCCAGCAGTGGCTCAAGAAGGTGCGCACCGAGTCGCTCAACCACCGGGCCCGCGCCCGCGGCGGTGAAGCCGCCAAGGTCGTGCAGCAGGGCAACGAGCTGCCGTTCGCGGGCGAGGTCATCATGGTGGTGAGCCTCGAGCATGCGGCGCGCCCTTGGTTCGACTACGTCTGGGCCGCCGACGCAGTGTGCTTCCTGCGCGAGCCGTTGTGGTTCGGCGGCGCCGAGGAGCGCAGCAAGGTCGGCACCGTGCTGGTCTACTACGGGTACCGGAAGGGGCGCTTCCGCCGGCACTTCGCAGGCGCTGGGCGCGTCATGCGTCGCGGCGACATCAAGTACAGCGGGCCGAAGAGCCTCGGGGCGTACGCACCCCCGCCTCCGGCCGAGGAGCGCCTCGTGAAGCCCGTGAAGCAGAAGACCGTGATCAGGCGCAAGAAGGCGCAGAAGGACCAGACACCATGATCGTGCAGACCGGTGAGCCGCAGCTGCGGAAGCCTCTCAGCGACATCTTCCCGGAGTTCAACGGCGGCCCCAGCTCGCGCGGCAGCACGTACTGGCGCCGCGAGCTCCAGTGCGCACGCGAAGGGCTCCTCAGCAACGACCTCGGTTGGACGCCCTTGCAGCTGAGCGAGGCACTCGACATGGGGCTGCTCTGGCACTTGATGCTCGAGCGGTTCTACAAGGTGAGGCAGCGGGCGCAGCAGGCCATGGCGGGGCGCGCCGACACCCCGGCGCTGGGAGCTGCCATCGTGAACGCGCTGCAGCTCAACTGGATCGACCCCACAGCCTACTTCAGCGCGGGCGCTGAAGAGGCCACGCGCGCTGCGTTCTCGGTGCCGGACGCCCTCGAAGGGCCCCCCGACTACGACAACGACACCTGGCGCGGTCGGCTCGAGCGCATGCTCAAGAGCTACCTGGCGTTCAGCCGCGGGGACCAGTGGGAGATCCTGGCCGTCGAGCACGAGTTCCGCACCGATGCTGGGAACCCTCGGCAGGGCGTCACGTACACGAGCCGCCTCGACCTCGTCGTGCGCGACTACGAGGTGCGCGCGGCGCCCGTGTTGCGCAGCGTCGAGCACAAGAGCTCGACCTTCGACGACCCCCAGACGTTGAAGATGTTCACGCACGACCTCCAGACGGGGGCAGGTGTGGGTCATGGCGAACGCGCTCGAGACGCATTGGCCCGGTGAGTACTACGCGGGCGGCCTCGTGAACCTCACCACGAAGGGCGGCAAGGTTGAATGGAGCAAGGCGCAGCCGCGCAATCACCGCGTGGTCGTGGCGCCCCCGTGGGAGGGGCTGCTCGAGTGGCGCGAGTCGATGCTGCTCGCCCAGCAAGACCAGCAGCGGAATCCTGAGCGCGGCTGGCCGAAGAACTGGGCGGCCTGCAACCGCCCGTACGGGCTCTGCCCCTTCTTCGACGTGTGCAGCACGGACGTCTCGCGCGGCATGCTCGAGCAGGGGCGACCGTACACGGGACACGACTACGCCGCCGGGGCACCCGTGGGTCCGTTCTTCGAAAGGCAGAAAAAGCTGCAACTGTCCGTACTTCCGTGACCACATACGATTGGTCGAAAAAATCTATTGACCTCTCCACCGCGCTCCTGTAAGAACCTGATTCTCCGTTCGACACAACCGAACAAAACGCAACCTACGCCAACACGCCTAGGACGGAGTGACACCATGAAGACCCTCGCCTGCCCGACTCTCACCGGAGCACGACTCGAATGCTGAACGCCCACATGCGGACCAACCAGGGCGTCGCCACGCGCCCCGTGCGTGCCTTCTTCACGGGGCCCTCGCGGTCGGGGAAGACTTCGACGGCGCTCTCCTTCCCGAACTCGTTGCTCGTCTCGGCAAAGGACGAGAACGGGGCTCGTGTGGCGGACAACCTCCCCTTCCACGTGAGCGTGGTCGAGTGCGGCGGCTTCCAGGCCGGCAAGAGCTCGAGCGGGCCAGCGCTCATGGACGTGGTGCGCTGGGCTTCTGCCGAGGCGCGTAACGGGACGCTGCGACGCGCTGACGGCAGCCCTGTGGGCACGATCATCATCGACTCGCTGTCGCACTTCGAGTCGATGCTGATGTCCGAGCTGGTGGGGCAGGGCAAGATGGAGCAGCAGACCTGGGGTGTGCTGCTCGAGGCTTGGAAAGCCTTCCGCGCGGCGCTCTGGGCGCTCCCCGTGCACGTGGTCTTGACGTGTCTCGATGAGGTGAAGCAGTCGAAAGACGGGCGCATCATCGGTCACACGAACGCGCTCAAGGGTCAGATCGGGGCGCTCCTCCCGAGCGAGTGCGACATCATCGCCTACACCGAGCAGGAGGCCGATGGGGTCTTCATGGCCTACATGTGCCGCCGAGGCATGTTCACAGGCGGCGGGCGCATCCCGGGGATGCCGAACGGTGCCTATCAAAACTTCAACTTCGGGGCGCACATCGCCCCGTACCTGGGCGCCTAGCACCGCCCTTGTACTGAGCCACAACCAACCAGTCACACACGAAAGAGAGCCAGAAAACAATGCCGCTTATCCAGATCCAGGGCGAAGAGAACGTCGCCATCAACGATGCGAAGCAGTACACCGGCAACGGCGGTGGGATGGTGCCCGAGGGCATCTACCAGATGCTGGTGACCGGGTTCGACATCAACCCGCCGAAGGAGGCCGGCAAGTACCCGTGGTCACGCCTCGAGGGGCAGGTCGTGGCCGTGCTCCAGCTCGCCGACCTGGCGAGCACGCCCCCGATGGGTCGCAGCGTGAGCGAGGTGCTCTCGCACAGCCCGAAGACCGTCGGCACGATGAAGGCCCTCGTCGAGGCAGCGGGCGTCCACTACGCGATCCAGCAGTACGCGGGCGGCGTCCAGGGCATCGCCTTCGACACGGACCACCTCGTGAACCGCATCATCGAGGTCAAGGTCATCCACCAGGCGGACGACCGCCCGGGCGCGAAGTACCCGATGCAGACCAGGCTCGTCGACTACCAGCCGCAGGGCACCTTCGCCCGCGCGGGTGGCGTCGTGCAGAGCGCGCGTCCGGGCGCTGTGGCCGGTGTGGTGGCGCAGCCCGTGGCCGCGCAGCCGTTCATCCCCGGGGGCTACGTCTCCCACGCGCCCCAGCAGGTCGCCCAGCCGGTGGCGCAGCCGGTGGCGCAGCCGATGCACCAGCCCGCCCACCAGCCGATTTCGGCCGGCTATGCCCAGCCGGGGCCGCAGGGCTACCAGGGGGCCGGAGCGACCCCGCCCGCGTACCAGCGCTGAGAGCGTACGGCTCTCGTGCCAGGTGCCTTGAGCCAACGACATCGTAGGATCGCCGAACGGTCGCGCGGGATATCGCGACCACCCGGGTGCCTCATAGAAGGTTGACAGGCCCAGCCCCGCCGGGGGCGTTGCCAGCGCAGGTTCGAGCCCTGCGGCACCCACCAAGTTCATCTCTCACAACCACAGGAACCGCCATGATCGACTGCGAGCACAACTTCCAACCGGGGCCGTACCCCGATGAGCCTCGGAGCTGCGTCTGGTGCGGCGAGATCGAAGGCGACGCTTTCGATGCGGCAGCTGCCGCGCGCGACTCACGTGAGGAACTTGAGGCGCTCGGACAGCTGCGGCTGCGCGAGGAGGAGGAGGGGCACATCAACCTCCTCACTGAGGAGGACCAGCAGGATCTGCGTGAGCTCGACTTGCAGTCGAGTCACTACACCAAAGCCCAACTACCGGTGTTCGCCCAGACACCACAGGGAGCCTTCGACTACGCGTACGACGCGCGCTCGGCGCACTGCTCGAGCTGTCAGCTGACGCCCACGGCGGACGGGCACTGCCCCGGGCGCGCGCCGCAGGCGCCCGAGAACTTCAACGGCCTGATGGTCGTGTGGGGCTTCCCGACGCAGCGCGCCATCCGCCTGGGGGACGCTTCGGGCGGCAACATGAGCATCTTGCAGCAGGCGTTGCGCCGGCACGGGATCGAGTACGAGGACGCGTACGTGACGCACGCGATCGCGTGCAACATCCCCCAGGAGATGGACCGCAACGACATCCCGGCGAACGTCTTCGATAGCTGCCGCTACAAGCTGCTCACCGAGGTGCAGAACATCCAGCCGCGCGTCATTCTCGCGCTCGGCTCCGTGGCCTTCACTGCGGTGATGGGCGATCAGGTGATGAAGACGCGCCGCGAGGCGTACGACTGCCCGACGTGCAGCAACGAGCGCACCTGGCGCCTCTGGGGCTGCGCGAAGTGCAAGACGAGCTTCCGGCATCTACCCTGGACCGATGCGAAGGTGCAGCCCGAGGGCACGCCCTGGGACCACTTCTGTGGCTGCGTGAAGGAGGACGGCAGCCACGCCGTCGGCCCGAAGGGCAAGCCCTTGAACCCGCCCAAGTGGCAGAAGCACGTCGAGAAGTGCGGCGACTGCAACGGGCTCAAGACCAAGGAGGTGCAACTGCCCACTTTCAGCTGCGGGTACACGCTCACGGGCAAGGGTGGCATGGCCGGCGGCGCGTTCACCGTCGACCGCACGCCCCTCGGGCACCTCTACCCCGAGGACGCGCGCGCGAACACCTACTTCATCGGGACCTACGACCCGCACTCGCTCCACAACAAGGCGGCGACGGACGCGCAGAAGCAGATCCTCGGCCAGTTCCTGCTACCCGCGTTCGACGCCCACGTGGCCAAGGCCTCGAGGCTGCTCGCGGGACAGGCCCCGAAGTGGGATCTCCAGTGGTCGTCGACCAAGGACCCGTTGGTGTTGCGCGAGTTCATGACCGAGACAGCGTTCGCGCAGAGCGGCCCCGAGCTCTGGCTGGCTGGCGCGAAGCCGCTCGACTTCGACATCGAGACGGACAACAAGGACCCCATCCTCGTGACCGACATCCGTTGCGTGGGCATCCACCGCCGCGCGGACGGGCGCATCCTGGTGCTCGAGACGGCAGGCATGACCGTGGAGTCGAGCCTGGTCCAGGAGCTCAAGCACTACATGGGTCGCGGTGATCTGCGCTGGGCGGCCCAGAACGGCGTCTACGACCTCCGGGTGCTGGAGCGCCTCTGGGGCATCCCTGTGCCCGAGACGTGGACCGAGGACTCCCTCGTGGCACACACGCTGCTGCTTTCGGACGCCCCGCACGACCTCGGCCACATCGCCTTCCAGTTCACGGACGCTCCTCCCTGGAAGCCGCCCAAGAACAGCAACGGCTTCGGGCAGTTCGACTCCTCAGAGCAGCTCCACCTCTACAACGCGCGCGACTGCCGCGCGACGGGGCTCGCCCTCGAGGCGATGAAGCCCGAGCTGGTGGCCGAGGGCATTGAGCACCTGCTCGACTTCGACATGCGGAAGCAGCGCATCGCGCTCCGCATGGGCGCCTTCGGGGTGCCCGTGAACCGCCAGGTGATGCTGCAGCGCACGGCCGACCAGACCTTCATCGCCGAGAAGGCGCTGCGGGCGATGCGTGAGATCGTGGGCCTCGTGCCAGACGCGCTTGTGAGCGACGGGGCCATGAAGGATGCGAAGGCCGAGAAGCGCGACCCGCGCCTCTTCAACCCGAATAGCCAGCGCCAGCTGCAGTGGGCGCTCTACACGCGCCTCGGGCTAGCCCCGTTGAACCCGCAGGCACCCTCGGCCGACAAGGAGGCGCTCCTCCCGCACATGAAGGTTCCGTTCGTGCAGACGCTGATGCGCTATCGCGGGGCGGACAAGCTGCGCACCACCATCGGCAACATCCCCATCGGCCAGGACGGGCGCTTCCACCCCGAGTGGAAGCCCCAGGGCGCGGTCACGGGGCGCTGGTCATCCTCTCCCAACTTCCAGAACTGGCAGGGCGCCACGAAGACCATGGTCGAAGCGCCCGAAGGTCGCGTGTTCGTGGGCGCCGACTTCAGTCAGCTCGAGCTCCGCATCATCGCGGCGCTGGCCGGTGACGAGAAGATGATCGACCTCTGCGCCAACGCGCAGGAGGATCGGAAGCTCGAGCCGGACTTCGACCCGCACAGCTACATCACGGCCATCAGCTTCGGGCAGGCGTTCACGAGTCTGTCGTTGAAGGACCCGAGCTGCACGGCGAAGAAGGATTACACGAAGACGTGCCTGTGCGAGACGTGCCGGCGCAAGACCTACCGCGACATCACGAAGCGGACCATCTACGCGCTCGCGTACGGCGGCGACGAACACACGGTGCTGGCCGGCATCTACAACGACGGCTACGACGGCCCGCCCATCACGCTGCAGATGGTGCAGCGCACCGTCGAGGCTTACTTCGCTGGTTTCACGAAGGTGAAGCCCTGGCGTGAGGGGGTGCTCCGCGAGGCGAAGCGCACGGGTTACGTGCGCGAGATGATGGGTGGCCGCTACCGCTGCTTCCCGCTCGGTCAGGTGGACGACACCGTGGCCTACAACTACGGCGTGCAGGGCGCGGCCTCGGCTGTCGTGGACACCTCGGTGATCACGCTAGACGAGCAGCTGCGCGCGCGGTACGACGGGCGCAACCAGATCTTCGCGACGGTGCACGATGCCGTCTACGTCGAGTGCGACATCGCAGACGCGAAGGAGGTCTCAAACCTCGTCGAGGAGTGCCTCAGTTGTGAGGTGCGCTTCAACGGCGGTCCGTGGATGGCGCTTCCCGCCAGCGCGAACATCGCTCTCAACTGGAAGGACGCGGCGTGAGCTGGCCAGAAGCCGTGACGGCGGTCGGGTGCGCGTGGGCGGTGGCGTTCATGTGGTGGGTGGTGCTGCGATGAAGACCAAGATCGTCGAACGCCATGGAGAACGGTTCGTCGTTCTGGTGTTGGAGTGCGAAACGGACGAAACGGTGCGTGTCTTCCGTGTCGCAGAGGTTGTGGAGGTGTCCGGCACAGCGCAGCTGTGTGAGACATGCGCGAACTGCGTGCTGACGCTGAGAGACGGGTCCAGGGTGGTGGTGGATGACCATGTCTCTGACATGAGTCTCGGGTTGTGGGATGTGGAGTCGTGCTTTGGGCTTCCAGCACGCGCTGCTTGCGCGAATTGCGGTGTGCCGTGGTGACCGCTCGCCCGACAGCCAAGCCGTTCATCAAGTGGGCGGGCGGCAAGGGCCGTCTGCTCGAGCAGATCGCCCCACTGGTCCCCGCCGAGGTGCACACCTGGGTGGAGCCGTTCCTCGGGGGCGGCGCTTCGCTCTTCGGGCTGGGCGTTCACCGCGCGAAGAGCGTCATAGCCGGGGACGTCAACACCGCGCTCATCAACGCCTTCCGCTGCGTTCGCGACGACGTGGAGGGCGTGATGCTCGCGCTGGACGACCTGCAGCGGCTCGGGCCTTACCGCGACCAGTACTACCGCGAACGGAGCGCCTTCAACCGCTGGCTGATATCTGTGGAGGGCGCACGCAGAGGTTGGCCCAACACTATTGCAGCCGCGCAGTTCATCTACCTGAACAAGACCGGGTACAACGGCCTCTGGCGAGTGAACAAGCTCGGAGAGCTCAACGTGGCGTGCGGCGACTACAAGGAGCCGCGCATCTACGACTCGGCCGAGCTCATCGCGGCCAGCAAGGCGCTGCGCCACGTGTCGTTGTGCTTGAACAGTGCCTCCTCGTTGTTGGGCACCGCTGCCGCCGGGAACAAGTTCTACTTCCTCGACCCGCCCTACACCCCGACGAGCGCGACGGCCGGCTTCACCGGCTACTCGGTGGGTGGTTTCACCCACGCGCACCACCTCGAGCTGCGAGATGCCTGTCGCCGCATCGACAAGGACGGCGGCAAGTTCCTGCTCTGCCAAGCGGACACGCCGCTGACGCGTGAGCTCTACTACGAGTGGGACGTGCGCACCGTGAGCACACAGCGCAGCATCAGCATGAAGTCCACCACCCGCGGCGTGACCACCGAGCTGGTTGTCCGCAATTACACCACCCCGCAAGACCCCAAGGACCCAACGTGAGCAACCACATCGACAAGCGCGCGTACGAAGACCCCATCGCTGCCAACGCCCACAACACCATGACGCTCTGGACGCTGTTCCAGCGCGACCTCGGCTCCATCGTCGCCCCGAAGGAGAAGAAGGCCATCATGCGCATCGCCGCGCGCATCGTGGCGCGCCGCACGGACACCACGCGCGCGGAGTTCATGGACGACTTCGTGACGACGCTCGGGCGCCGCATCTACCTGCCGTTCGTCATCGGCACCGAGGAAGAGGGCTGGGGCTTCCGCGCGCAAATGCTCCTCGCCGTGCACGAGCACCAGCACGTCGCCCAGTGGCGGAAGCAGCCGGTACGATTCCTCGCGCAGTACGCGCGCAGCACGCGGAAGCGCGCGCTCTTCGAGGCCGAGGCCTTCCTGGCCGAGTTCGAGGCCTGCGCGATGTTCGACTGGAACCCGCCGAGCCTCGAGCAGCGCCTCGGAACCCTCAACGGCTACGGGGTCGCCGCCGCGGACATCCAAGCGGCGCGCGACTGGATCACGCCGCGGCTGGTCGAAACCGAGCTCTGGCCGACCACGCGCGCCGGCAAGGTGGCGCAGCGCTGGGCCGCTCTCGTGAGGCATCCGTGAAGGCGCGCCGTTTGCTGCAGCTGCGCCTTGCGCTGGTCATCCTGGCAGCCACGCTGGTCGTGGCGTGGCTCGCGTTCGTCAACGTGCTGGCGCTCTTCCTGCTGCTCGAACACCTGGGGTCCTCGTGAGAGCGAAGTCGAACACACCGACTGACCTGTTGCGGAAGCTCGAGCGGCTGGTCAAGGCTGACGACCACATCGAGGACTTGAAGGCGAAACGCGACGCCGGGAAGCACATCGTGCACAACACCGCGTGGCGCGGGGCGTACCTGGCGCGCGAGAAGGCCGAGCTGGACCTCTGGGGCAACCACGCTGACGATCGCGCCAAGGTGGCACGGGAGCTGCTGGCGGCGTTGCGCGCGCCACGGGTTCGCATCCATGTGCCAGTGCGACCCGAGGCTCAGGCGCTGCTCGACAACGGGGGCCAGGCGTGGATCGACTCCCTGACCGACCTCGACGCGAGCGATTGAGGCGCGTACGCTCACACCATGGCCAGCAAGCTGATCACGTTCCGTGTCGATGACGACGAGCTCTACCGCAAGCTGCTCGAGGAGGGTGCCGCCCTGGGCGTGAGCCCGCACATCATGGCCAAGGAGATCGTCGCGGGGCGCTACGGGCGTAGCGACACCACGCCGGCAACAGCTCTTGGG
Proteins encoded in this region:
- a CDS encoding Dam family site-specific DNA-(adenine-N6)-methyltransferase, producing MTARPTAKPFIKWAGGKGRLLEQIAPLVPAEVHTWVEPFLGGGASLFGLGVHRAKSVIAGDVNTALINAFRCVRDDVEGVMLALDDLQRLGPYRDQYYRERSAFNRWLISVEGARRGWPNTIAAAQFIYLNKTGYNGLWRVNKLGELNVACGDYKEPRIYDSAELIAASKALRHVSLCLNSASSLLGTAAAGNKFYFLDPPYTPTSATAGFTGYSVGGFTHAHHLELRDACRRIDKDGGKFLLCQADTPLTRELYYEWDVRTVSTQRSISMKSTTRGVTTELVVRNYTTPQDPKDPT
- a CDS encoding PD-(D/E)XK nuclease family protein, translating into MIVQTGEPQLRKPLSDIFPEFNGGPSSRGSTYWRRELQCAREGLLSNDLGWTPLQLSEALDMGLLWHLMLERFYKVRQRAQQAMAGRADTPALGAAIVNALQLNWIDPTAYFSAGAEEATRAAFSVPDALEGPPDYDNDTWRGRLERMLKSYLAFSRGDQWEILAVEHEFRTDAGNPRQGVTYTSRLDLVVRDYEVRAAPVLRSVEHKSSTFDDPQTLKMFTHDLQTGAGVGHGERARDALAR
- a CDS encoding AAA family ATPase, whose amino-acid sequence is MLNAHMRTNQGVATRPVRAFFTGPSRSGKTSTALSFPNSLLVSAKDENGARVADNLPFHVSVVECGGFQAGKSSSGPALMDVVRWASAEARNGTLRRADGSPVGTIIIDSLSHFESMLMSELVGQGKMEQQTWGVLLEAWKAFRAALWALPVHVVLTCLDEVKQSKDGRIIGHTNALKGQIGALLPSECDIIAYTEQEADGVFMAYMCRRGMFTGGGRIPGMPNGAYQNFNFGAHIAPYLGA